In Candidatus Baltobacteraceae bacterium, the DNA window TTGATCGCCGCCAGCAGCGTCTCCATACGCGCGCGTTCCAGGCGCTCGACGATTCCGGCGACGAGCGCGGCGTATTCGGGCAACGGCTCGGAATGACGCGCGCGATCGAGTTCGACGTCGATCGCGCGTTTGACGCTATCGCGGCCCAGAAGCGCTTGATACGGAGCGATCGACGCTTCGCCGAGAAGACGATGCACGGCCGGAAGGCCGCGCAACGCAGTCATCGATTCTACCGGATGTTAGGCGACGTGCTTGCTGAGCATCGACGTGATCGTCTGCTCCGAGACGTATCCGACGATGCGATCTACGGGCTGGCCGCCCTTAAAGAGAATCAAGCACGGAATCCCCGAGACTTGATATTGGCCCGCCAGGCTCGGATTGTCGTCGGAGTTCAACTTCACGAACTTCGCCTTGCCGGCGTGAGCGGCGGCGACTTTCTCGACGACCGGCGCGAGCATCTTACACGGTCCGCACCAGGGCGCCCAGAAATCGACCAACACCGGCTGATCGTTGCCCAGCACCTCTTGCTGGAAATCGGACTGCGAAACATCGGCTAATGCACTCATTGTATTCTTAACATTCCTCCATCGTCTGTAAACCACATCCCCAACCACTCGGTTTCATCCCCGCGGTGAGCGTATCGAACCACGTCCTTCGACAAGCTCAGGATGACAGGCAGGGGCCCCGGGTGGCGCGTGACGCGTTGTCATGGTGAGGCGGGCGTCGTTTGTCATGGTGAGGTGGGCGTCGTTGTC includes these proteins:
- the trxA gene encoding thioredoxin produces the protein MSALADVSQSDFQQEVLGNDQPVLVDFWAPWCGPCKMLAPVVEKVAAAHAGKAKFVKLNSDDNPSLAGQYQVSGIPCLILFKGGQPVDRIVGYVSEQTITSMLSKHVA